A single window of Oerskovia paurometabola DNA harbors:
- a CDS encoding S1C family serine protease, with protein sequence MTAHDSAPGPAEPQPALPPRPTPEPAPTTPEPAQAATQAAAPPPEPRNPFAPPSAYRPTPGAPLTPAVQTPPAAPAAPAPTAQHDTRPYGAPLGSLPVARPGLPGYGAAQGTQPPVPPPPSYQVRRPGTYPPGQMPQQQELPTHPQPGPSPTPVEPWAAQTAVAPPKRRRLGAGAVAGIAALALVAGAVGGVAAERIVDGTDRRPVDVSLPAAGTAPGEERPAGSVAAVAASVLPSVVSLQVEGADGVSTGSGFVIREDGFILTNNHVVAGGASGGEVTVLFADGSERPAEIVGRTPDYDLAVVKVDETGLTPLVLGDSDAVVVGDPVVAIGAPLGLNGTVTTGIVSALHRPVAAGDSAETAFIDAIQTDAAINPGNSGGPLVNGAGEVVGVNSAIAQPPGTGAATGSIGLGFAIPSNQARRTAEELMASGTATYPVIGVLLDSRYQGEGVQVTTEPQGGQAPVTADGPAAVAGIQAGDVILSIDGRPVSQSDELIVAIRAKAPGDTVTLRVRTEDQERDVRVVLDEATSE encoded by the coding sequence ATGACCGCACACGACTCAGCGCCCGGACCCGCGGAGCCGCAGCCGGCCCTACCGCCGCGCCCCACGCCGGAGCCCGCACCGACGACGCCCGAGCCCGCGCAGGCCGCGACGCAGGCCGCGGCGCCGCCGCCCGAGCCGCGCAACCCCTTCGCGCCGCCGTCGGCCTACCGGCCCACGCCCGGTGCACCGCTGACGCCCGCCGTCCAGACACCTCCTGCGGCTCCGGCCGCCCCCGCGCCGACGGCACAGCACGACACGCGCCCGTACGGTGCACCGCTCGGCTCCTTGCCCGTCGCGCGCCCCGGCCTTCCGGGCTACGGCGCCGCCCAGGGAACGCAGCCCCCGGTCCCGCCACCGCCGTCCTACCAGGTGCGCCGCCCCGGGACGTACCCGCCGGGGCAGATGCCCCAGCAGCAGGAGCTGCCGACGCACCCGCAGCCGGGACCGTCGCCGACCCCCGTCGAGCCCTGGGCCGCGCAGACGGCGGTGGCCCCGCCGAAGCGACGCCGGCTCGGTGCGGGCGCGGTCGCCGGTATCGCGGCGCTCGCCCTGGTCGCCGGCGCCGTGGGCGGAGTCGCGGCCGAACGGATCGTCGACGGGACGGACCGCCGACCCGTGGACGTCTCGCTCCCCGCAGCGGGCACGGCGCCGGGGGAGGAGCGCCCTGCGGGATCGGTCGCGGCCGTCGCGGCGAGCGTCCTGCCGAGCGTGGTCTCGCTCCAGGTGGAGGGAGCCGACGGCGTCTCCACGGGGTCGGGCTTCGTGATCCGGGAGGACGGGTTCATCCTCACGAACAACCACGTCGTCGCGGGAGGTGCGTCCGGTGGTGAGGTCACGGTGCTCTTCGCCGACGGCAGCGAGCGTCCTGCCGAGATCGTCGGCCGCACCCCCGACTACGACCTCGCGGTCGTCAAGGTCGACGAGACGGGGCTGACCCCTCTCGTGCTGGGCGACAGCGACGCGGTCGTCGTCGGCGACCCCGTCGTCGCGATCGGTGCGCCGCTCGGTCTCAACGGGACGGTCACCACGGGGATCGTGAGCGCGCTGCACCGACCGGTCGCAGCCGGCGACTCGGCGGAGACCGCCTTCATCGACGCGATCCAGACGGACGCCGCGATCAACCCCGGCAACTCGGGGGGACCGCTCGTCAACGGGGCGGGGGAGGTCGTCGGGGTGAACTCGGCGATCGCGCAGCCGCCGGGCACGGGTGCGGCCACGGGCAGCATCGGGCTGGGGTTCGCGATCCCGTCGAACCAGGCACGGCGCACCGCGGAGGAGCTCATGGCGAGCGGTACGGCCACCTACCCGGTGATCGGCGTGCTGCTCGACTCGCGCTACCAGGGCGAGGGCGTCCAGGTGACGACCGAGCCGCAGGGTGGTCAGGCACCCGTGACGGCCGACGGCCCGGCCGCCGTGGCCGGGATCCAGGCGGGTGACGTCATCCTGTCGATCGACGGCAGGCCTGTGAGCCAGAGCGACGAGCTCATCGTCGCGATCAGGGCCAAGGCGCCCGGGGACACCGTGACGCTGCGCGTCCGCACGGAAGACCAGGAGCGCGACGTCCGCGTCGTGCTCGACGAAGCCACGAGCGAGTAG
- a CDS encoding anti-sigma factor family protein, translating to MTHLGTLVSALADDQLSPATRERALTHVAGCDQCAAELAVARAVRKRLSCARDVLPTTDLTSRLLALSSEMPAAQGDPLRQGPPVRDPWAASPEAGALRDALTGDFVAHARRRRARRVAVAASSGVAVLAVALFTLGDRPVVVPDRHVAAPLTLLAQAGNEVRDAAGADLVPVLPSTGGSGTSAAGADPGAASGDSMDLVDSAALAWMADHGWTSPSGMLEGFDVTGVHLVGEDKDVLQVDLAGPAGTIVVREQLGRLDTTSLTRSEGFDGRAVYVLSDEPWHVVWQAGDTVIDVVAEARKEVLAAFVATFPAHDFDEGVPARISRGWTTMTGALGTP from the coding sequence ATGACGCACCTCGGGACGCTCGTCAGCGCTCTCGCCGACGACCAGCTCTCACCGGCCACGCGTGAGCGTGCACTGACTCACGTCGCGGGCTGCGACCAGTGCGCCGCGGAGCTCGCGGTGGCGCGTGCGGTGCGCAAGCGGCTGTCGTGCGCACGGGACGTGCTGCCCACGACGGACCTGACCTCTCGTCTGCTCGCGCTGTCGTCGGAGATGCCCGCCGCGCAGGGGGACCCGCTGCGGCAGGGGCCACCGGTGCGAGACCCGTGGGCCGCGTCGCCCGAGGCCGGAGCGTTGCGGGACGCCCTCACGGGGGACTTCGTGGCGCACGCCCGACGACGTCGCGCGCGTCGCGTGGCCGTCGCGGCCTCGAGCGGGGTCGCCGTGCTCGCCGTCGCGCTGTTCACGCTCGGTGACCGTCCGGTGGTCGTGCCCGACCGGCACGTGGCAGCCCCGCTGACCCTTCTCGCGCAGGCCGGGAACGAGGTGCGCGACGCGGCCGGCGCCGACCTGGTGCCGGTGCTGCCCTCGACGGGCGGGTCGGGGACGAGCGCCGCGGGTGCGGACCCGGGCGCGGCATCCGGCGACTCGATGGACCTGGTCGACTCGGCCGCGCTCGCATGGATGGCCGACCACGGCTGGACGAGCCCGTCAGGGATGCTCGAAGGGTTCGACGTGACGGGCGTCCACCTCGTCGGCGAGGACAAGGACGTCCTGCAGGTCGACCTCGCGGGCCCCGCGGGGACGATCGTGGTGCGCGAGCAGCTGGGCCGGCTGGACACCACGTCGCTGACCCGGTCCGAAGGGTTCGACGGACGCGCGGTCTACGTCCTGTCCGACGAGCCGTGGCACGTCGTGTGGCAGGCTGGGGACACGGTGATCGACGTGGTGGCCGAGGCTCGCAAGGAGGTCCTCGCCGCGTTCGTGGCGACGTTCCCGGCGCACGACTTCGACGAGGGGGTCCCGGCCCGCATCTCCCGGGGATGGACGACCATGACAGGAGCCTTGGGCACCCCATGA
- the sigE gene encoding RNA polymerase sigma factor SigE, translating into MSSDVSAQPWTPPSWDQIVREHSARVYRLAYRLTGNQHDAEDLTQETFIRVFRSLSSYTPGTFEGWLHRITTNLFLDQVRRKQRIRMEAMGDDSAQYPATGEMTHPERGYEHTNLDHDVQRALDALSPEYRAAVVLCDIEGLSYEEIAVTLGIKLGTVRSRIHRARTQLRAALPHRDPSERPGNDVGDLTSADTAVDELAALATHNAPGGP; encoded by the coding sequence GTGAGCAGTGACGTGAGTGCCCAGCCCTGGACGCCCCCCTCGTGGGACCAGATCGTGCGGGAGCACTCCGCGCGCGTGTACCGGCTGGCGTACCGCCTGACGGGGAACCAGCACGACGCCGAGGACCTGACCCAGGAGACCTTCATCCGGGTGTTCCGCTCGTTGTCGAGCTACACGCCCGGGACGTTCGAGGGCTGGCTGCACCGCATCACGACCAACCTCTTCCTGGACCAGGTGCGGCGCAAGCAGCGCATCCGTATGGAGGCCATGGGGGACGACTCGGCGCAGTACCCGGCCACGGGCGAGATGACCCACCCGGAGCGAGGGTATGAGCACACGAACCTCGACCACGACGTGCAGCGGGCGCTCGACGCCCTGTCCCCGGAGTACCGTGCGGCGGTCGTGCTGTGCGACATCGAGGGACTGAGCTACGAGGAGATCGCCGTCACGCTCGGGATCAAGCTGGGCACGGTGCGCTCGCGCATCCATCGCGCCCGCACCCAGCTCCGGGCGGCGCTGCCGCACCGTGATCCTTCGGAGCGCCCCGGGAACGACGTCGGCGACCTGACCTCGGCGGACACCGCCGTCGACGAGCTGGCCGCGCTCGCGACGCACAACGCACCGGGGGGACCATGA
- a CDS encoding O-methyltransferase → MPEDDVLLRARARAAELGCPAVLPGVGAVLQALAAALAARAVVEIGTGTGVASLWLLRGMPEDGVLTTIDVDVEHQRAAKEAFSEAGIRPTRTRTIPGRASDVLPRLTDNAYDLVLVGADRHSYPEYVEQALRLLRPGGIVAVDGALVGDRVADPARRDEVTAIVREVGRSLRADERVLPALIPSGDGLLLGVRR, encoded by the coding sequence GTGCCGGAGGACGACGTCCTCCTGCGCGCTCGCGCGCGCGCTGCCGAGCTGGGTTGTCCCGCCGTCCTGCCCGGCGTGGGAGCGGTCCTCCAGGCCCTCGCCGCCGCCCTGGCCGCCCGAGCCGTCGTCGAGATCGGCACGGGCACCGGCGTGGCCTCCCTGTGGCTGCTCCGCGGGATGCCCGAGGACGGCGTCCTGACGACGATCGACGTCGACGTCGAGCACCAGCGCGCCGCCAAGGAGGCCTTCTCCGAGGCAGGGATCCGCCCGACCCGCACCCGGACCATCCCCGGCCGGGCGAGCGACGTGCTGCCTCGCCTGACCGACAACGCCTACGACCTCGTGCTCGTCGGCGCCGACCGGCACAGCTACCCCGAGTACGTCGAGCAGGCGCTGCGCCTCCTGCGTCCGGGCGGGATCGTGGCGGTGGACGGCGCTCTGGTGGGCGACCGCGTGGCGGACCCCGCACGCCGCGACGAGGTCACGGCGATCGTCCGTGAGGTCGGCCGCTCCCTGCGCGCCGACGAGCGTGTCCTGCCCGCCCTGATCCCCAGCGGCGACGGCCTCCTGCTGGGCGTCCGTCGGTAG
- a CDS encoding leucyl aminopeptidase family protein encodes MTARAAQAPQPVPDLPPVGGVPRHLPEVVEAPGTVLDCPFLTDDAVAALVVAVAPPLEEEDGLQPRAGTVDATARYGIDLAELADRSGGASFRGAAGQVATVDLPRTHTGSTHRLPWAGLPSTIVLLGIGGGTDLELRRAGAALAGATRGLERVVSAATGDATATGVQAFVEGYLLAAYRIPRFGRPAAARTGEGAAQDGPAEQLVLLGESREPQLEAARVAATATWLVRDLANTPSNVKDPAWVAEQATTLAGAAGLAVEVLGPKELAAQGFGAILAVGAASASPPRLVTVTYEPEAAERHVVLVGKGITYDTGGLSIKPREAMVPMKTDMAGAAVALAAVLGAAESGVRHKVTAVLPLAENHFGADSYRPGDVLRTYSGTTVEIANTDAEGRLVLADALGYAVATLAPDLLVDVATLTGAASVGLGRGHAALYATSPELVSGFEAAAAVTGERVWHMPLVEDYTSALRSDVADLRHVPLEARGGGSITAALFLREFTGGLPWVHLDIAGPARATASRHEVTEGATGYGARLLLQFLRDLD; translated from the coding sequence TTGACCGCGCGCGCAGCCCAGGCTCCACAGCCAGTCCCGGACCTCCCGCCCGTCGGGGGCGTTCCCCGGCACCTGCCCGAGGTGGTCGAGGCGCCAGGCACGGTCCTGGACTGCCCGTTCCTCACCGATGACGCGGTCGCCGCGCTCGTGGTCGCCGTCGCTCCTCCGCTCGAGGAGGAGGACGGCCTCCAGCCGCGTGCGGGGACCGTGGACGCGACCGCACGCTATGGCATCGACCTGGCCGAGCTCGCGGACCGTTCCGGGGGCGCTTCCTTCCGCGGCGCGGCCGGTCAGGTCGCCACGGTCGACCTCCCGCGCACCCACACCGGTTCCACGCACCGCCTGCCCTGGGCGGGGCTGCCGTCGACGATCGTGCTGCTCGGGATCGGTGGCGGGACGGACCTGGAGCTGCGCCGCGCCGGCGCGGCACTGGCCGGTGCCACCCGGGGCCTCGAACGCGTCGTGAGCGCGGCCACCGGGGACGCGACCGCGACCGGCGTGCAGGCCTTCGTCGAGGGCTACCTCCTCGCGGCCTACCGCATCCCGCGCTTCGGCCGCCCGGCCGCCGCCCGGACAGGAGAGGGCGCCGCGCAGGACGGTCCTGCCGAACAGCTCGTGCTCCTCGGCGAGAGCCGGGAGCCGCAGCTCGAGGCGGCCCGCGTCGCCGCGACCGCGACGTGGCTCGTGCGAGACCTGGCCAACACCCCCTCCAACGTCAAGGACCCTGCGTGGGTCGCCGAGCAGGCCACGACCCTGGCCGGCGCTGCCGGTCTGGCCGTCGAGGTGCTCGGGCCGAAGGAGCTCGCGGCGCAGGGCTTCGGCGCGATCCTGGCGGTCGGAGCGGCCTCGGCCAGCCCGCCCCGCCTCGTGACCGTCACGTACGAGCCGGAGGCCGCCGAGCGGCACGTGGTGCTCGTCGGCAAGGGCATCACGTACGACACCGGCGGTCTCTCGATCAAGCCGCGCGAGGCCATGGTGCCCATGAAGACGGACATGGCCGGCGCCGCCGTCGCGCTGGCCGCGGTGCTCGGCGCCGCGGAGTCGGGCGTGCGCCACAAGGTCACGGCCGTCCTGCCGCTCGCCGAGAACCACTTCGGCGCGGACTCCTACCGGCCGGGCGACGTCCTGCGGACGTACTCCGGCACGACCGTCGAGATCGCGAACACCGACGCCGAGGGGCGCCTGGTGCTCGCCGACGCGCTCGGGTACGCGGTCGCCACGCTCGCACCGGACCTGCTGGTCGACGTCGCGACCCTCACGGGTGCGGCCAGCGTCGGCCTCGGGCGGGGGCACGCTGCGCTGTACGCCACGAGCCCCGAGCTCGTGAGCGGCTTCGAGGCGGCAGCCGCGGTGACGGGGGAGCGGGTCTGGCACATGCCGCTCGTCGAGGACTACACGAGCGCGCTGCGTTCGGACGTCGCAGACCTGCGTCACGTGCCGCTCGAGGCCCGTGGTGGTGGCTCGATCACCGCTGCCCTGTTCCTGCGCGAGTTCACGGGCGGTCTGCCGTGGGTCCACCTCGACATCGCGGGGCCGGCGCGTGCCACGGCGTCGCGGCACGAGGTCACGGAGGGGGCGACCGGCTACGGGGCCCGCCTCCTGCTGCAGTTCCTGCGCGACCTGGACTGA
- a CDS encoding DUF3117 domain-containing protein has product MAAMKPRTGDGPLEVTKEGRGIVMRVPLEGGGRLVVELNATEASELGEALQAVVG; this is encoded by the coding sequence ATGGCTGCGATGAAGCCGCGTACGGGGGATGGCCCGCTCGAGGTCACCAAGGAAGGTCGCGGCATCGTCATGCGCGTCCCGCTCGAGGGTGGCGGTCGACTCGTGGTGGAGCTCAACGCGACCGAGGCCAGCGAGCTGGGCGAGGCCCTCCAAGCCGTCGTGGGCTGA
- a CDS encoding TIGR00730 family Rossman fold protein: MSDDGVPQAGTGYRKGPVLLRGEQIPQQTTDQRLLDTAGSADWVHSDPWRVMRIQSEFVEGFGALAEVGPAVSVFGSARTSPDHPDYALAEQVGRLLAERDLAVITGGGPGIMEAANKGANEAGGLSIGLGIELPFEQGMNKYVNLGVNFRYFFARKTMFVKYAQGFVVLPGGFGTFDELFEALTLVQTHKVTEFPIALVDTEYWQGLLDWARTTVAGRGMISAHDLDLLYLCDDPAEAVEYVCERGAELRAEELEAVADTAAAQQRASGDR; this comes from the coding sequence ATGAGCGACGACGGAGTTCCCCAGGCAGGCACCGGCTATCGCAAGGGACCGGTGCTGCTGCGGGGCGAGCAGATCCCCCAGCAGACGACCGACCAGCGGCTGCTCGACACCGCGGGCAGCGCGGACTGGGTGCACAGCGACCCGTGGCGGGTCATGAGGATCCAGAGCGAGTTCGTCGAGGGCTTCGGAGCCCTCGCCGAGGTCGGGCCGGCGGTGTCGGTCTTCGGGTCGGCGCGCACGAGTCCCGACCACCCGGACTACGCGCTGGCCGAGCAGGTCGGCCGCCTCCTGGCCGAGCGCGACCTCGCGGTCATCACGGGTGGTGGCCCCGGGATCATGGAGGCCGCGAACAAGGGCGCCAACGAGGCGGGCGGCCTGTCGATCGGCCTCGGGATCGAGCTCCCGTTCGAGCAGGGCATGAACAAGTACGTCAACCTCGGCGTGAACTTCCGGTACTTCTTCGCCCGCAAGACCATGTTCGTCAAGTACGCGCAGGGGTTCGTCGTCCTGCCGGGCGGGTTCGGCACGTTCGACGAGCTCTTCGAGGCGCTGACCCTGGTCCAGACGCACAAGGTCACCGAGTTCCCCATCGCGCTCGTGGACACCGAGTACTGGCAGGGCCTGCTCGACTGGGCGCGCACGACGGTCGCCGGGCGCGGCATGATCAGCGCGCACGACCTCGACCTGCTGTACCTGTGCGACGACCCGGCCGAGGCCGTCGAGTACGTGTGCGAGCGGGGGGCGGAGCTGCGTGCTGAAGAGCTCGAGGCCGTGGCCGACACGGCGGCCGCCCAGCAGCGGGCGTCCGGCGACCGGTGA
- the dapE gene encoding succinyl-diaminopimelate desuccinylase, translating into MPSVPAIRLDVDGDLTALFRAVCDVPSVSGDERALADAIEAALRPLAHLDVVRDGNAIVARTHLGRSRRVVIAGHIDTVPLTDPPNLPTRVVGEGAQAEVWGRGTVDMKGGLTVQLALAASLTAPTQDVTWVFYDLEEVASDLNGLGRLARNHPELLQGDFAILGEATAAGIEGGCNGTLRVEVRVPGVTAHSARAWMGSNAIHSASVVLDRLAAYEPASIEVEGLVYREGMNAVGIRGGIAGNVIPDECVVTVNYRFAPSRSLPDAEAHVRDLFSGFEVVVTDAAPGARPGLDDPLAADFAATVLEITGGAPAPKYGWTDVARFAEMGIPAVNFGPGDPVLAHKDDERCPVGHLALCHDALRAWLTR; encoded by the coding sequence GTGCCGTCGGTGCCGGCGATCCGGCTCGACGTCGACGGCGACCTCACCGCGCTCTTCCGCGCGGTGTGCGACGTGCCGTCCGTGAGCGGGGACGAGAGGGCCCTGGCCGACGCGATCGAGGCCGCGCTACGACCGCTCGCGCACCTCGACGTCGTGCGCGACGGCAACGCGATCGTCGCGCGTACGCACCTGGGGCGCTCGCGCCGCGTGGTCATCGCGGGGCACATCGACACCGTGCCGCTCACCGACCCGCCGAACCTGCCCACCCGGGTGGTCGGCGAGGGCGCCCAGGCCGAGGTCTGGGGGCGTGGGACGGTCGACATGAAGGGCGGCCTCACGGTCCAGCTCGCGCTCGCGGCCTCGCTCACCGCCCCCACCCAGGACGTCACCTGGGTCTTCTACGACCTCGAGGAGGTCGCGTCCGACCTCAACGGCCTGGGGCGCCTCGCGCGCAACCACCCCGAGCTCCTGCAGGGCGACTTCGCGATCCTCGGCGAGGCCACGGCTGCGGGCATCGAGGGCGGCTGCAACGGCACGCTGCGGGTCGAGGTCCGCGTCCCCGGGGTCACGGCGCACTCGGCGCGCGCGTGGATGGGCTCCAACGCGATCCACTCGGCGTCGGTCGTGCTCGACCGTCTCGCGGCCTACGAGCCCGCGTCGATCGAGGTCGAGGGCCTCGTCTACCGGGAGGGCATGAACGCGGTCGGCATCCGCGGCGGCATCGCGGGCAACGTCATCCCGGACGAGTGCGTGGTCACGGTCAACTACCGCTTCGCGCCCTCGCGCTCGCTGCCCGACGCCGAGGCGCACGTCCGCGACCTCTTCTCCGGTTTCGAGGTGGTCGTCACCGATGCCGCTCCTGGTGCGCGGCCCGGGCTCGACGACCCGCTCGCCGCCGACTTCGCGGCCACCGTGCTCGAGATCACGGGGGGCGCCCCGGCACCCAAGTACGGCTGGACCGACGTCGCGCGCTTCGCCGAGATGGGGATCCCGGCGGTGAACTTCGGCCCCGGCGACCCCGTGCTCGCGCACAAGGACGACGAGCGCTGCCCGGTCGGGCACCTCGCGCTGTGCCACGACGCGCTGCGCGCGTGGCTCACCCGCTGA
- the dapD gene encoding 2,3,4,5-tetrahydropyridine-2,6-dicarboxylate N-succinyltransferase, translating into MTSATPTGAAPGPRTAWAFGLATVTDEGTVLDVWYPSPALGQAPADETAPASLDVLTERDDARRVDVVVVRTEIDLDAAPAGAADAYLRLHLLSHRLVAPHGLNLDGVFGALANVVWTNHGPCAVEGFEETRLRLRAATGQPVQVLGVDKFPRMVDYVVPSGVRIADADRVRLGAHLAAGTTVMHEGFVNFNAGTLGTSMVEGRISAGVVVGDGSDIGGGASIMGTLSGGGREVISIGQRSLLGANAGLGIPLGDDCVVESGLYVTAGTKVTLVGRSGPDGAPVVVKARELSGQANLLFRRNSLTGGVEAVSRTGVGIELNAALHAN; encoded by the coding sequence ATGACTTCAGCGACTCCCACCGGCGCCGCACCCGGCCCCCGCACCGCCTGGGCCTTCGGCCTCGCCACCGTGACCGACGAGGGCACCGTCCTCGACGTCTGGTACCCGTCACCCGCCCTCGGGCAGGCCCCGGCGGACGAGACCGCGCCCGCCTCCCTCGACGTCCTCACGGAGCGCGACGACGCGCGCCGCGTCGACGTCGTGGTCGTGCGCACCGAGATCGACCTCGACGCGGCCCCGGCGGGCGCGGCGGACGCCTACCTGCGCCTGCACCTCCTCTCGCACCGCCTCGTCGCACCGCACGGCCTCAACCTCGACGGCGTCTTCGGCGCGCTCGCCAACGTCGTCTGGACCAACCACGGCCCGTGCGCGGTCGAGGGCTTCGAGGAGACCCGTCTGCGCCTGCGCGCCGCGACGGGCCAGCCGGTGCAGGTCCTCGGGGTCGACAAGTTCCCCCGCATGGTCGACTACGTCGTCCCCTCGGGCGTCCGCATCGCCGACGCCGACCGGGTCCGCCTCGGCGCGCACCTCGCTGCGGGCACGACCGTCATGCACGAGGGCTTCGTCAACTTCAACGCGGGCACCCTCGGCACCTCCATGGTCGAGGGCCGCATCTCGGCCGGCGTGGTCGTGGGCGACGGCTCGGACATCGGCGGTGGCGCCTCCATCATGGGCACGCTGTCCGGCGGCGGCCGCGAGGTCATCTCGATCGGCCAGCGCTCGCTGCTCGGCGCCAACGCCGGGCTCGGCATCCCGCTCGGGGACGACTGCGTCGTCGAGTCCGGCCTCTACGTGACGGCGGGGACCAAGGTGACCCTCGTCGGCCGCAGCGGACCCGACGGCGCCCCGGTCGTCGTCAAGGCGCGCGAGCTCTCGGGACAGGCCAACCTGCTCTTCCGTCGCAACTCGCTCACGGGCGGTGTCGAGGCGGTCTCGCGCACAGGCGTCGGGATCGAGCTCAACGCCGCGCTGCACGCCAACTGA